The Cellulomonas wangleii genome includes a region encoding these proteins:
- a CDS encoding ABC transporter ATP-binding protein has product MTRTGDANRTPHVRDMVRAHRGRFVVSYVFQVVGGVAPLFQVLLLRAVVDGLIEGRTGTAQAFGQIAGMAGLGLLGVWMTWAARVTATAAAGRVIADLRSAMFRRLTTMPIHFYTTVRPGAVVSRLTNDVNGAEEMYTSVIPVVVSSVTTIATSLVIVAFIDPRLVLLLVVIPVAIAYVRKAEARINELIAKSFDVVKELSSTAETFVSRDGAVLARQNGQTAREQATFQERSAALADLSTGISRAAATSGASYGTAFVLITSGALATGVWLVTEQGITVGSVILIVLYLQQLQAPVQALLNTRYPRMRSSIALDRVEAVLGAEPARDRAAEAPAPGTVDTPPADAAGADDGRAAPAPALRTRDLRFRYPPVSAYSIDGLSHAGDALSIPWLPLVGLSGDDGMRDVGGGRDGAGDALDGIDLTVGRGEVVAVVGASGAGKSTLATVIAGLVDADSGIVEVDGRPLAALDEQQRAGLIAYIPQDPYVLHASVRENLRYAKPDATDDELLAVCEQVALGDLVRGLDDGLDAVIGEKGHRLSGGERQRLAIARAALRRPALVVLDEPTAHLDTATEHRVRTAMSTLFDGAGVVMIAHRLSTVRDADRIVVLEHGRITQEGPHDELAAVADGGYRRLLDAGAMGRE; this is encoded by the coding sequence GTGACGCGCACCGGGGACGCGAACCGTACGCCGCACGTCCGGGACATGGTCCGCGCCCACCGGGGGCGGTTCGTCGTGTCGTACGTCTTCCAGGTCGTCGGAGGGGTCGCGCCGCTGTTCCAGGTGCTCCTGCTGCGCGCGGTGGTCGACGGGCTGATCGAGGGACGGACGGGCACGGCGCAGGCGTTCGGCCAGATCGCCGGGATGGCGGGCCTGGGGCTGCTCGGCGTGTGGATGACGTGGGCGGCACGCGTGACGGCGACCGCAGCCGCGGGCCGGGTCATCGCGGACCTGCGCTCGGCGATGTTCCGGCGCCTGACCACGATGCCGATCCACTTCTACACGACGGTCCGGCCGGGTGCCGTCGTCAGCCGCCTCACCAACGACGTCAACGGCGCCGAGGAGATGTACACCTCGGTGATCCCCGTGGTGGTCTCCAGCGTGACGACGATCGCCACGTCCCTGGTCATCGTCGCGTTCATCGACCCGCGCCTGGTGCTGCTGCTCGTCGTGATCCCGGTCGCCATCGCGTACGTGCGCAAGGCCGAGGCGCGGATCAACGAGCTCATCGCGAAGTCCTTCGACGTCGTCAAGGAGCTGTCGTCGACCGCCGAGACGTTCGTCAGCCGCGACGGCGCCGTGCTCGCGCGGCAGAACGGGCAGACCGCCCGGGAGCAGGCGACCTTCCAGGAGCGGTCCGCCGCGCTGGCCGACCTGTCCACCGGCATCAGCCGGGCCGCCGCGACGTCGGGGGCGAGCTACGGGACGGCGTTCGTGCTCATCACCTCGGGCGCGCTGGCCACCGGCGTGTGGCTCGTGACGGAGCAGGGCATCACGGTCGGCAGCGTCATCCTCATCGTGCTGTACCTGCAGCAGCTCCAGGCCCCGGTGCAGGCACTGCTCAACACCCGCTACCCCCGGATGCGCTCGTCGATCGCGCTCGACCGGGTCGAGGCGGTGCTCGGCGCCGAGCCGGCACGTGACCGCGCAGCAGAGGCCCCGGCGCCGGGCACGGTCGACACCCCGCCGGCGGACGCGGCGGGCGCCGACGACGGACGGGCCGCTCCTGCGCCGGCCCTGCGCACGCGTGACCTGCGGTTCCGGTACCCGCCGGTGTCGGCGTACTCGATCGACGGGCTGTCCCACGCCGGCGACGCGCTCTCCATCCCGTGGCTGCCGCTCGTCGGCCTGTCCGGCGACGACGGCATGCGGGACGTCGGTGGGGGCCGCGACGGGGCGGGCGACGCCCTCGACGGGATCGACCTGACGGTGGGACGCGGTGAGGTCGTCGCGGTCGTCGGGGCGTCGGGCGCCGGCAAGTCGACGCTGGCCACGGTGATCGCGGGACTCGTCGACGCGGACAGCGGCATCGTCGAGGTCGACGGCCGGCCGCTGGCCGCCCTGGACGAGCAGCAGCGCGCCGGCCTCATCGCGTACATCCCGCAGGACCCGTACGTGCTGCACGCCTCCGTGCGGGAGAACCTGCGGTACGCGAAGCCCGACGCCACCGACGACGAGCTCCTCGCGGTGTGCGAGCAGGTGGCCCTCGGTGACCTCGTCCGCGGTCTCGACGACGGCCTCGACGCGGTGATCGGTGAGAAGGGGCACCGCCTGTCCGGCGGTGAGCGCCAGCGCCTCGCGATCGCCCGCGCCGCGCTCCGGCGTCCCGCGCTCGTGGTGCTCGACGAGCCGACCGCGCACCTGGACACCGCCACGGAGCACCGCGTCCGCACCGCGATGTCCACGCTCTTCGACGGCGCCGGCGTCGTCATGATCGCCCACCGGCTGTCCACCGTCCGCGACGCCGACCGCATCGTCGTCCTGGAGCACGGCCGCATCACCCAGGAGGGCCCGCACGACGAGCTCGCCGCGGTGGCCGACGGCGGGTACCGCCGGCTGCTGGACGCGGGGGCGATGGGGCGGGAGTGA
- a CDS encoding RidA family protein, translating into MSTVGTARTHHVFPASAGVPPQVGPFSHAVRFGDLLFVTGQMPTDPATGQLVAGGLVEQTRQVMANLQAVVRAAGAELDDTLMVRAYLTDFDDFDAFNAEYRTWFDDPLPSRTCVGVTGLAVGALVEVDLVVGMPGGPA; encoded by the coding sequence ATGAGCACGGTAGGCACAGCACGCACGCACCACGTCTTCCCGGCATCCGCAGGGGTGCCGCCCCAGGTCGGCCCGTTCAGCCACGCCGTGCGGTTCGGCGACCTGCTGTTCGTCACCGGGCAGATGCCCACCGACCCCGCGACGGGGCAGCTCGTCGCCGGCGGCCTGGTGGAGCAGACCCGCCAGGTGATGGCGAACCTGCAGGCAGTCGTCCGCGCCGCGGGCGCCGAGCTGGACGACACGCTCATGGTCCGCGCCTACCTGACGGACTTCGACGACTTCGACGCGTTCAACGCCGAGTACCGCACCTGGTTCGACGACCCGCTGCCGAGCCGCACCTGCGTGGGCGTCACGGGCCTGGCGGTCGGTGCGCTCGTCGAGGTCGACCTGGTGGTCGGCATGCCGGGCGGTCCGGCGTGA
- a CDS encoding NUDIX hydrolase, producing MPLTPVIRVSAVVLRRPSGEVLTVRKRGTHRFMLPGGKPEPGESAAATAVREAHEEVGVVLDEARLRELGTFRAAAANEAGHEVVGTVFEHPLDGATAPAGEIEELRWLDPAGDLPDDLAPLLEHHVLPVLAGTTPPV from the coding sequence GTGCCACTCACCCCCGTCATCCGCGTGAGCGCGGTCGTCCTGCGACGACCCTCGGGCGAGGTCCTCACCGTGCGCAAGCGCGGCACGCACCGCTTCATGCTCCCCGGCGGCAAGCCGGAGCCGGGCGAGAGCGCCGCCGCCACGGCCGTGCGGGAGGCGCACGAGGAGGTCGGCGTCGTGCTCGACGAGGCACGCCTGCGCGAGCTCGGCACGTTCCGCGCCGCCGCGGCCAACGAGGCGGGCCACGAGGTCGTCGGCACCGTCTTCGAGCACCCGCTCGACGGCGCGACCGCCCCCGCGGGCGAGATCGAGGAGCTGCGCTGGCTCGACCCCGCGGGCGACCTGCCCGACGACCTCGCCCCGCTGCTCGAGCACCACGTGCTGCCGGTGCTGGCGGGCACGACGCCGCCCGTCTGA
- a CDS encoding vWA domain-containing protein — MSDAAYEGATLDELPAAEEWREVPPGGEEYDDSPEQPFQDVAASPLSTFASDVDTASYSNLRRQLRDGLSPEGVRIEELVNYFDYEYPAPAPGAEDPFTVTTQVADAPWASDHQLAMIGVQATDATPTRAGNNIVFLLDVSGSMAAPDKLPLLAESFSLLVDRLGDDDTVSIVTYAGSNEVLADSVPGDRRDELVGILRELRAGGSTGGAAGLQTAYELATENFVEGGNNRVVLATDGDFNVGPSGPDELTELIEQHARTGVYISVLGFGMGNLKDSTMEAIADHGNGNYAYIDTLDEARKVLVDEFDSTMFVVAQDLKLQVEFNPATVARYRLLGYDNRRLADEDFADDTKDAGDVGAGHSVTAFYELVPADGETRDDDLTYQDVEAGDSDDFLTVRVRYKQPGASESTEVVYPARADAYTRTPTTDFRFASAVAEFGLAVTGSEHAEGADPRRARERAESALGEDRYGLRAEFVSLVDAYERLAG; from the coding sequence ATGAGTGATGCCGCGTACGAGGGGGCGACCCTCGACGAGCTGCCCGCTGCCGAGGAGTGGCGCGAGGTCCCCCCGGGCGGCGAGGAGTACGACGACTCCCCGGAGCAGCCCTTCCAGGACGTGGCCGCGAGCCCGCTGTCCACGTTCGCCTCCGACGTCGACACCGCCTCCTACAGCAACCTGCGCCGCCAGCTGCGCGACGGCCTCTCGCCCGAGGGGGTGCGGATCGAGGAGCTCGTCAACTACTTCGACTACGAGTACCCGGCGCCGGCACCCGGTGCGGAGGACCCGTTCACCGTCACGACGCAGGTCGCCGACGCCCCGTGGGCGTCCGACCACCAGCTGGCCATGATCGGTGTGCAGGCCACGGACGCGACGCCCACCCGCGCCGGCAACAACATCGTGTTCCTGCTCGACGTGTCCGGCTCGATGGCGGCGCCCGACAAGCTGCCGCTGCTCGCCGAGTCGTTCTCGCTGCTGGTGGACCGGCTCGGGGACGACGACACCGTCTCGATCGTCACGTACGCCGGGAGCAACGAGGTGCTCGCCGACTCGGTGCCGGGCGACCGCCGCGACGAGCTCGTGGGGATCCTGCGCGAGCTGCGCGCGGGCGGCTCGACCGGCGGTGCGGCGGGTCTGCAGACCGCGTACGAGCTGGCCACCGAGAACTTCGTCGAGGGTGGCAACAACCGGGTCGTGCTGGCGACGGACGGCGACTTCAACGTCGGGCCGTCGGGTCCCGACGAGCTGACCGAGCTCATCGAGCAGCACGCCCGCACCGGGGTCTACATCTCGGTGCTCGGGTTCGGCATGGGCAACCTCAAGGACAGCACGATGGAGGCGATCGCCGACCACGGCAACGGCAACTACGCCTACATCGACACGCTCGACGAGGCCCGCAAGGTGCTGGTCGACGAGTTCGACTCGACGATGTTCGTCGTCGCGCAGGACCTCAAGCTGCAGGTCGAGTTCAACCCCGCGACCGTCGCGCGCTACCGGCTGCTCGGGTACGACAACCGGCGACTCGCGGACGAGGACTTCGCCGATGACACCAAGGACGCGGGCGACGTGGGCGCCGGCCACTCGGTGACGGCGTTCTACGAGCTGGTCCCGGCGGACGGCGAGACCCGGGACGACGACCTGACGTACCAGGACGTCGAGGCGGGCGACTCCGACGACTTCCTCACGGTCCGCGTGCGCTACAAGCAGCCGGGCGCGTCCGAGAGCACGGAGGTGGTGTACCCCGCGCGGGCCGACGCCTACACGCGGACGCCCACGACGGACTTCCGGTTCGCCTCCGCGGTCGCCGAGTTCGGGCTGGCGGTGACCGGTTCGGAGCACGCCGAGGGTGCCGACCCGCGCCGCGCGCGGGAGCGGGCCGAGTCCGCCCTGGGGGAGGACCGGTACGGTCTGCGCGCGGAGTTCGTCTCCCTGGTCGACGCCTACGAGCGGCTCGCCGGCTGA
- a CDS encoding FadR/GntR family transcriptional regulator, translating into MTTPVPPLARRSPTISVTLAAHLERLIATGELAPGQRLPGERELAEQLSVSRASLREAMFELESKHLVERRPGRGTVVVETSAEQRDLEGLNAGTSGVASADAAELRLIVEPSVAGLAARRATPANLLQLHDVLDASQGPLSAARSVELDLEFHLLLAQAARNPLLTTLHGLMADWTLPVRRRSHATKAARASSLAGHRAIYAAVAAHDADAATAAMREHLTDIHAPLKDA; encoded by the coding sequence GTGACGACACCGGTACCGCCGCTGGCGCGCAGGTCACCGACCATCTCGGTCACCCTGGCCGCCCACCTGGAGCGCCTCATCGCCACCGGCGAGCTCGCGCCCGGGCAGCGACTCCCCGGCGAGCGGGAGCTCGCCGAGCAGCTCTCCGTCTCCCGCGCCTCGCTGCGCGAGGCGATGTTCGAGCTCGAGTCCAAGCACCTCGTCGAGCGGCGACCCGGCCGCGGCACCGTGGTGGTCGAGACGTCGGCCGAGCAGCGCGACCTCGAGGGCCTGAACGCCGGCACGAGCGGCGTCGCGAGCGCCGACGCCGCCGAGCTGCGGCTCATCGTGGAACCGTCCGTGGCGGGCCTCGCCGCACGACGCGCCACGCCGGCGAACCTCCTGCAGCTGCACGACGTCCTCGACGCGTCGCAGGGCCCGCTCAGCGCCGCGCGCTCGGTCGAGCTCGACCTGGAGTTCCACCTGCTGCTCGCCCAGGCGGCCCGCAACCCGCTGCTCACCACCCTGCACGGGCTCATGGCCGACTGGACCCTGCCCGTGCGCCGCCGCTCCCACGCCACCAAGGCCGCCCGCGCGAGCTCGCTCGCCGGGCACCGCGCCATCTACGCCGCGGTGGCGGCGCACGACGCGGACGCGGCCACCGCCGCGATGCGCGAGCACCTGACCGACATCCACGCCCCGCTGAAGGACGCCTGA
- a CDS encoding acetamidase/formamidase family protein, which produces MSAATAVGVPTLQPGRGAILGEHYLPSRADEVRWGWLPNADAAPVLQVADGATVTVDTLSHEGLLADQGRDPARYIRQFGDVDVLDDAVEVAASGLVNGPQDGPHVVTGPIAVAGARPGDVLRVDVLDLAYRVPYGFVSNRHGFGALAGEYPQDADSTPTRHVDRMITDGSVSHFAWVDHRDGRDVGVMEAGPGRTVQLGLAPFLGLMGTAPDTSAPVPSVPPGDHGGNMDIKHAGVGATLYLPVSVDGALFYAGDPHFAQGNGEVALTALEASLRATLRLSVVPAAQADVALGGLRNPVVETATHWMPTGMDADLDEAMRQAVRHAVAFLHGRFGVPRAVALAYLSAAGDFEVSQVVDAVKGVHCLIPKVDWTAWV; this is translated from the coding sequence GTGAGCGCCGCGACGGCGGTCGGCGTCCCCACGCTGCAGCCGGGCCGGGGCGCGATCCTCGGTGAGCACTACCTGCCCTCGCGCGCCGACGAGGTGCGCTGGGGCTGGCTCCCCAACGCCGACGCGGCGCCCGTGCTGCAGGTCGCGGACGGTGCGACGGTGACGGTCGACACCCTCTCCCACGAGGGGCTGCTGGCCGACCAGGGTCGGGACCCCGCGCGCTACATCCGCCAGTTCGGCGACGTGGACGTGCTGGACGACGCCGTGGAGGTCGCGGCGAGCGGTCTGGTCAACGGACCCCAGGACGGCCCGCACGTGGTGACCGGCCCGATCGCGGTGGCCGGCGCCCGCCCCGGCGACGTGCTGCGGGTCGACGTCCTGGACCTGGCGTACCGCGTGCCCTACGGGTTCGTCAGCAACCGGCACGGGTTCGGCGCCCTGGCGGGGGAGTACCCGCAGGACGCGGACTCGACGCCCACCCGCCACGTGGACCGCATGATCACGGACGGCTCCGTGAGCCACTTCGCGTGGGTCGACCACCGCGACGGCCGGGACGTCGGGGTCATGGAGGCCGGCCCCGGGCGCACCGTGCAGCTCGGCCTCGCTCCGTTCCTCGGGCTGATGGGGACCGCCCCGGACACCAGCGCGCCCGTGCCGTCGGTGCCGCCGGGTGACCACGGCGGCAACATGGACATCAAGCACGCCGGCGTGGGCGCCACGCTGTACCTGCCGGTGTCGGTCGACGGGGCGCTGTTCTACGCGGGCGACCCGCACTTCGCGCAGGGCAACGGCGAGGTCGCGCTCACCGCGCTCGAGGCGTCGCTGCGCGCGACCCTGCGGCTGAGCGTGGTGCCGGCGGCGCAGGCGGACGTCGCGCTCGGCGGGCTGCGCAACCCGGTCGTGGAGACGGCGACGCACTGGATGCCGACCGGCATGGACGCGGACCTCGACGAGGCGATGCGGCAGGCCGTGCGCCACGCGGTCGCGTTCCTGCACGGCCGGTTCGGGGTGCCGCGGGCCGTGGCCCTGGCGTACCTCTCGGCCGCCGGAGACTTCGAGGTCAGCCAGGTCGTGGACGCGGTGAAGGGCGTGCACTGCCTGATCCCGAAGGTGGACTGGACGGCCTGGGTCTAG
- a CDS encoding ABC transporter substrate-binding protein — translation MRTTKNSRTAVLITGAVATLLALTACAGSSSAAEGAGEVTYPELAESAACVELREQNPDLVGTTQTNALNPHTPGYEVVNPENPDEFMGFDIDLGEAIGDCLGFDVDYLPVGFSELVPTVASGQADWIISNLYATEERAHGGVDFISYSKVFDGVLVTTGNPQGITGIDTSLCGTTVALNKGYVEVPLVEAMVPECEAAGLEAPTVSLFDSSADCVQAILAGRADAYINDVNTVRGYVAQHPDDLDTAETVMLDYEIGIGVLQGEHAFRDAVQAALVEIQESGLQTELAGKWSLDENALAEPAVLSVG, via the coding sequence ATGCGCACCACGAAGAACTCCCGCACGGCAGTCCTCATCACCGGAGCAGTCGCCACGCTGCTCGCCCTGACGGCCTGCGCGGGGTCCAGCTCGGCCGCCGAGGGCGCCGGCGAGGTCACCTACCCCGAGCTCGCCGAGTCGGCGGCCTGCGTCGAGCTGCGCGAGCAGAACCCCGACCTGGTGGGCACCACCCAGACCAACGCGCTGAACCCGCACACCCCCGGCTACGAGGTCGTCAACCCCGAGAACCCCGACGAGTTCATGGGCTTCGACATCGACCTCGGTGAGGCGATCGGCGACTGCCTCGGCTTCGACGTCGACTACCTGCCCGTCGGGTTCTCGGAGCTCGTGCCCACGGTCGCCAGCGGCCAGGCCGACTGGATCATCTCCAACCTGTACGCCACCGAGGAGCGCGCGCACGGCGGCGTCGACTTCATCAGCTACTCCAAGGTCTTCGACGGGGTCCTGGTGACCACGGGCAACCCGCAGGGCATCACCGGCATCGACACCTCGCTGTGCGGCACCACCGTCGCCCTCAACAAGGGCTACGTCGAGGTGCCGCTGGTCGAGGCGATGGTCCCCGAGTGCGAGGCCGCCGGCCTCGAGGCGCCCACCGTCAGCCTCTTCGACTCCAGCGCCGACTGCGTGCAGGCGATCCTCGCGGGCCGCGCCGACGCCTACATCAACGACGTCAACACCGTGCGGGGCTACGTCGCGCAGCACCCCGACGACCTCGACACCGCCGAGACCGTGATGCTCGACTACGAGATCGGCATCGGCGTCCTGCAGGGCGAGCACGCCTTCCGCGACGCCGTCCAGGCCGCGCTCGTCGAGATCCAGGAGTCCGGGCTCCAGACGGAGCTGGCCGGGAAGTGGTCCCTCGACGAGAACGCGCTGGCCGAGCCCGCCGTGCTGAGCGTCGGCTGA
- a CDS encoding amino acid ABC transporter permease/ATP-binding protein, producing MTEFLHYLTLPYLLEGIGFTLRLTAMGFVGGMVLGLLLAAMQLTRCRALTWVARAYVTLYRGTPLILQLVFVFSVLPRAGITLSPLVAGGVALALNEAVFFAEIFRSGIKGVDPGQVAAGRALGMRPTLLMRRVVAPQALRSMVPALGSEAVTTMKNSALASIIAVPELTLRTQQLASATFDYFEIYFATAVMYLVLTGALTLVQLAVERALDLDRPARTSLRTWAARLGRPAVAVPATVEPDPRRAPDRTDAGLGTVVPLTHADPPPRSFGQALIEAFGLRKSYGENEVLRGIDLQIRQGEVVALLGPSGSGKSTLLRCINHLEGLDGGAVLVGGTAIGYSERGDELVERRVAQQRVDAGVGMVFQQFNLFHHLTARENVAAPLRWVHGWSREDADARADELLAQVGMAHRADALPRHMSGGQQQRVGIARALASSPKVLLLDEPTSALDPELVAEVLGVIQSLARQGGLTMIIATHQLRFAREVADRVVFMAGGVVVEQGTAEQVIGDPQVEATRRFVRAMDSAEV from the coding sequence ATGACCGAGTTCCTGCACTACCTGACCCTTCCCTACCTGCTCGAGGGCATCGGCTTCACCCTGCGGCTCACCGCCATGGGGTTCGTCGGCGGCATGGTCCTGGGCCTGCTCCTGGCGGCGATGCAGCTCACCCGGTGCCGGGCGCTGACCTGGGTCGCCCGGGCGTACGTGACCCTCTACCGGGGCACGCCGCTGATCCTGCAGCTCGTCTTCGTCTTCTCCGTGCTGCCGCGAGCGGGGATCACCCTGTCCCCGCTCGTGGCCGGGGGTGTGGCCCTCGCGCTCAACGAGGCCGTGTTCTTCGCGGAGATCTTCCGGTCCGGCATCAAGGGCGTCGACCCCGGTCAGGTCGCCGCGGGACGTGCCCTGGGCATGCGGCCGACGTTGCTGATGCGCCGCGTCGTGGCACCCCAGGCCCTGCGGTCGATGGTCCCGGCGCTGGGCAGCGAGGCCGTCACCACGATGAAGAACTCGGCGCTCGCGTCGATCATCGCGGTGCCGGAGCTCACGCTGCGCACGCAGCAGCTCGCGTCGGCGACGTTCGACTACTTCGAGATCTACTTCGCCACCGCCGTGATGTACCTGGTGCTGACCGGGGCGCTGACCCTGGTACAGCTCGCGGTGGAGCGGGCGCTCGACCTGGACCGTCCGGCGCGGACCTCGCTGCGGACGTGGGCCGCGCGCCTCGGCCGGCCGGCGGTGGCCGTCCCGGCCACGGTCGAGCCGGACCCGCGCCGGGCGCCGGACCGTACCGACGCCGGCCTCGGCACGGTGGTCCCGCTGACCCACGCGGACCCGCCGCCGCGCAGCTTCGGCCAGGCGCTCATCGAGGCGTTCGGTCTGCGCAAGTCCTACGGCGAGAACGAGGTGCTGCGCGGCATCGACCTGCAGATCCGGCAGGGCGAGGTCGTCGCCCTGCTGGGCCCCAGCGGGTCGGGCAAGAGCACCCTGCTGCGCTGCATCAACCACCTCGAGGGTCTCGACGGCGGCGCGGTGCTGGTGGGCGGCACGGCCATCGGGTACTCGGAGCGCGGCGACGAGCTCGTCGAGCGGCGCGTCGCCCAGCAGCGGGTCGACGCCGGCGTCGGGATGGTGTTCCAGCAGTTCAACCTGTTCCACCACCTGACGGCGCGCGAGAACGTCGCGGCCCCGCTGCGCTGGGTGCACGGCTGGTCCCGCGAGGACGCCGACGCCCGCGCCGACGAGCTGCTGGCGCAGGTCGGCATGGCACACCGCGCGGACGCCCTGCCGCGGCACATGTCCGGTGGTCAGCAGCAGCGCGTGGGCATCGCCCGGGCGCTGGCGTCCAGCCCGAAGGTGCTGCTGCTCGACGAGCCGACCAGCGCCCTGGACCCCGAGCTCGTCGCGGAGGTGCTGGGCGTCATCCAGAGCCTCGCGCGGCAGGGCGGTCTGACGATGATCATCGCCACCCACCAGCTGCGGTTCGCCCGCGAGGTGGCGGACCGGGTCGTCTTCATGGCGGGCGGGGTGGTCGTCGAGCAGGGCACGGCAGAACAGGTGATCGGTGACCCGCAGGTCGAGGCGACGCGTCGCTTCGTCCGCGCGATGGACTCGGCGGAGGTCTGA
- a CDS encoding YoaK family protein, translating into MRRPTTAGLYTSGLLLLTAATGAIDAVSFLALDGVFTGNMTGNVLFLAFALVGVPDIPLLNNAFALLGFALGSVVGGRLVRRGHPVGLPVRSAWLLVAGTALVFVLVGVWAAVGELAGVGQITLTAVLAALMGAQVAAVKPVGNTDITTVVVTSTLANVTRESRLGGGRQTPSQWRHRTFAIVAMGAGAALGAAVLRLADGPVALAASGIVFAAGVTMLLVARADQQRSARQQAHAAAAAERPTEVLAAR; encoded by the coding sequence ATGCGCCGCCCCACCACCGCCGGCCTGTACACCTCCGGCCTGCTGCTCCTGACCGCAGCGACCGGCGCGATCGACGCCGTGAGCTTCCTCGCGCTGGACGGTGTGTTCACCGGCAACATGACCGGCAACGTGCTGTTCCTGGCGTTCGCGCTGGTCGGGGTGCCCGACATCCCGCTGCTCAACAACGCGTTCGCGCTGCTGGGGTTCGCGCTCGGTTCCGTCGTCGGCGGGCGGCTGGTGCGCCGCGGGCACCCCGTGGGGCTGCCGGTCCGCAGCGCGTGGCTCCTGGTCGCCGGGACCGCCCTGGTCTTCGTGCTCGTCGGCGTGTGGGCCGCGGTCGGGGAGCTGGCGGGCGTCGGGCAGATCACGCTCACCGCCGTGCTCGCCGCGCTCATGGGGGCACAGGTCGCCGCGGTGAAGCCCGTCGGCAACACCGACATCACCACGGTCGTCGTCACCAGCACGCTCGCCAACGTCACGCGCGAGAGCCGGCTCGGCGGCGGACGTCAGACGCCCAGCCAGTGGCGGCACCGGACCTTCGCCATCGTCGCCATGGGTGCCGGTGCCGCGCTGGGCGCGGCGGTGCTGCGCCTGGCCGACGGACCGGTCGCGCTGGCCGCGTCGGGGATCGTGTTCGCCGCCGGGGTCACGATGCTGCTCGTCGCCCGGGCCGACCAGCAGCGGTCGGCCCGTCAGCAGGCGCACGCCGCAGCCGCCGCTGAGCGGCCGACGGAGGTGCTCGCCGCACGGTGA
- a CDS encoding type II toxin-antitoxin system RatA family toxin: MIVESSVEVPVPPDVAFAVSQTTGATRLRWDPFIRRQSFLDGATVPAKGVRTLTRHRSGLRMVSEYVSYKPPTNVGMKMVEGPWFFAVMAGGWRFTPLPDGGTRAVWRYSFTCRPAWLAPVAERIGRVVLQRDVDRRIAGFARGCADPHVLDAVG, translated from the coding sequence ATGATCGTGGAGTCGAGCGTCGAGGTGCCCGTGCCGCCCGACGTCGCGTTCGCCGTGTCGCAGACGACGGGAGCCACCCGGCTGCGCTGGGACCCGTTCATCCGCCGGCAGTCGTTCCTCGACGGCGCGACGGTCCCCGCCAAGGGCGTGCGGACGCTGACGCGCCACCGCTCCGGGCTGCGGATGGTCAGCGAGTACGTCTCGTACAAGCCACCGACGAACGTCGGGATGAAGATGGTCGAGGGGCCGTGGTTCTTCGCCGTCATGGCCGGCGGGTGGCGCTTCACCCCGCTGCCGGACGGCGGGACGCGCGCGGTCTGGCGGTACAGCTTCACGTGCCGGCCGGCGTGGCTGGCACCGGTGGCCGAGCGGATCGGCCGGGTCGTCCTGCAGCGGGACGTCGACCGTCGGATCGCGGGGTTCGCGCGCGGCTGCGCGGACCCGCACGTGCTGGACGCGGTGGGCTGA
- a CDS encoding PH domain-containing protein, which produces MIDFANAAYVKLNERNPADAHADLAELLLPDERVLVAFRGIRDSVTFTTKRIVAVNVQGMTGKKKDYTSLPYSRVQAFSVETAGTFDRDTELELWFSGLGLVKLEFGAGVDVRGLSRLLAERCL; this is translated from the coding sequence ATGATCGACTTCGCCAACGCCGCCTACGTCAAGCTCAACGAGCGGAACCCCGCCGACGCGCACGCCGACCTGGCCGAGCTGCTGCTCCCGGACGAGCGGGTGCTCGTCGCGTTCCGTGGCATCCGTGACTCCGTCACGTTCACGACGAAGCGCATCGTCGCGGTGAACGTGCAGGGCATGACCGGGAAGAAGAAGGACTACACGTCGCTCCCGTACAGCCGGGTCCAGGCGTTCTCCGTGGAGACTGCGGGGACGTTCGACCGGGACACCGAGCTCGAGCTGTGGTTCAGCGGTCTGGGACTGGTCAAGCTCGAGTTCGGGGCGGGCGTCGACGTCCGCGGCCTCAGCCGGCTGCTCGCCGAGCGCTGCCTCTGA